One Solibacillus sp. FSL R7-0668 genomic region harbors:
- a CDS encoding YolD-like family protein — protein MMLPEHVKLIRKWYEKDHFVAEPQLDEFDFEELAQTAVQTHSMVLIHYWNNGESFTVEGTIKKLPVNTPYITIQSPQGDKRIYTPQIMKIHLYDV, from the coding sequence ATGATGCTGCCCGAGCATGTAAAACTGATACGTAAATGGTACGAGAAAGATCATTTTGTCGCTGAGCCACAGCTCGATGAATTTGACTTTGAAGAACTCGCCCAAACAGCCGTCCAAACGCATAGTATGGTCCTCATTCATTACTGGAACAATGGTGAATCATTCACAGTCGAAGGAACAATAAAAAAGCTGCCCGTGAATACACCTTATATCACAATTCAATCTCCTCAAGGGGACAAAAGGATTTATACCCCACAAATCATGAAAATTCATTTATATGACGTGTAA